From Deltaproteobacteria bacterium, the proteins below share one genomic window:
- a CDS encoding DUF3817 domain-containing protein gives MSDSLKLFSRISWAEGISFLVLLFIAMPLKYGLGIAMAVKLVGWAHGVLFILYFGFGLRAAQAEGWGMKTISIAVLASVIPFGPFVLERHLSSLQGAV, from the coding sequence ATGTCTGATTCACTAAAGTTGTTCAGCCGTATTTCTTGGGCCGAAGGTATTTCATTCCTTGTGCTTTTGTTTATTGCGATGCCACTCAAATATGGTCTTGGAATTGCGATGGCGGTGAAATTGGTGGGCTGGGCTCACGGTGTGCTTTTTATCTTATATTTTGGTTTTGGTTTGCGGGCAGCGCAGGCTGAGGGCTGGGGTATGAAAACGATAAGCATAGCGGTGTTGGCTTCTGTGATCCCTTTCGGCCCCTTTGTGCTGGAGCGGCATTTAAGCTCTCTTCAAGGAGCAGTATAG
- a CDS encoding YdiU family protein, whose product MSENSITMNFDNSFVRELTGDPELENRRRQVMGACYSRVQPTPVSNPKALIWSDEMVQRLGIDLESWGLETFSQVFSGNQLLPGMDPVATCYGGYQFGSWAGQLGDGRAISLGEVVAGAERWEIQLKGSGPTPYSRMGDGRAVMRSSIREFLCSEAMHALGVPTTRALSLVATGDQILRDMFYDGNAAYEPGAIVCRAAPSFLRFGHFEILSAQKDKALLKRLADYAISTHFPELGSVDDEGIYLKWFQEVCRRTADMIVHWTRVGFVHGVMNTDNMSVLGLTIDYGPYGWLEAYDTSWTPNTTDAGQRRYSFGNQAQMAMWNLARFAESLTPLVTDTKKLEEAILGEYGDRFTTTHKEMALRKIGITNVREEEDDALLEGLGKCLRLVQTDMTLFYRRLAEIKVGQVEVQSLTEADIMKPLEDAWYQPEGISAEHRKKIAGWLQRYMKRLTEEKRTDAERKALMNETNPKYVMRNYLAQLAIEKLENGDESVLHELMEVMKRPYDEQPSFERFAEKMPEWARHKAGCSMLSCSS is encoded by the coding sequence TCCAGCCAACGCCGGTTTCAAATCCGAAGGCACTTATTTGGTCAGATGAAATGGTCCAGCGTTTGGGGATCGACTTAGAGAGTTGGGGTTTAGAGACCTTCTCGCAAGTCTTCTCGGGCAATCAGCTTCTCCCAGGCATGGATCCCGTGGCTACTTGTTACGGCGGATATCAGTTTGGGAGTTGGGCCGGTCAATTAGGTGACGGGCGTGCCATTTCATTGGGAGAAGTGGTGGCGGGCGCTGAACGTTGGGAAATCCAGCTCAAGGGATCTGGGCCTACTCCATATTCTAGAATGGGTGACGGACGAGCGGTGATGCGTTCATCGATTCGTGAGTTTCTGTGTTCGGAAGCAATGCACGCACTCGGCGTACCCACCACACGGGCCCTGAGTTTGGTTGCGACCGGTGATCAGATTTTGCGGGACATGTTTTACGATGGCAATGCGGCTTATGAACCGGGTGCTATTGTTTGCCGTGCCGCTCCGTCATTTCTGCGCTTTGGTCATTTTGAGATTCTTTCAGCTCAAAAGGATAAAGCGCTTCTAAAGCGATTGGCCGATTATGCCATCTCTACGCATTTCCCGGAGCTTGGCTCGGTGGATGATGAGGGCATTTACTTAAAGTGGTTTCAGGAAGTATGCAGGCGTACTGCTGATATGATTGTCCACTGGACGCGGGTGGGATTTGTGCATGGCGTGATGAATACAGACAACATGTCTGTTTTAGGGCTTACGATTGATTACGGACCTTATGGCTGGCTTGAAGCCTACGACACTTCTTGGACGCCTAATACCACCGATGCAGGACAACGGCGCTACAGCTTCGGGAATCAAGCACAAATGGCCATGTGGAATCTTGCAAGGTTTGCCGAGTCTTTGACTCCCTTGGTCACGGATACCAAGAAGTTAGAAGAGGCCATTTTAGGTGAGTATGGCGACAGGTTTACAACCACGCACAAGGAGATGGCCTTGCGCAAGATTGGCATCACAAACGTTCGTGAGGAAGAAGATGATGCTTTGCTAGAAGGGCTCGGTAAGTGTTTACGCTTGGTCCAAACCGATATGACTTTGTTTTATCGAAGGCTGGCAGAGATCAAAGTAGGGCAGGTGGAAGTCCAAAGCCTAACCGAGGCTGATATCATGAAGCCGTTAGAGGATGCATGGTATCAACCAGAGGGTATCTCCGCCGAGCATCGAAAAAAAATCGCCGGGTGGTTACAACGCTATATGAAGCGGTTGACCGAGGAAAAGCGCACGGATGCGGAGCGTAAGGCGCTGATGAATGAAACGAACCCCAAGTATGTCATGCGTAATTATCTTGCTCAGCTGGCAATAGAGAAGCTGGAGAACGGTGATGAGTCCGTGTTGCACGAGCTAATGGAAGTGATGAAGCGGCCTTACGACGAACAGCCAAGTTTTGAGCGGTTCGCTGAGAAAATGCCTGAATGGGCACGGCATAAAGCTGGGTGCTCTATGCTCTCTTGTAGTTCTTAG